A window of the Cynocephalus volans isolate mCynVol1 chromosome 10, mCynVol1.pri, whole genome shotgun sequence genome harbors these coding sequences:
- the PIGW gene encoding phosphatidylinositol-glycan biosynthesis class W protein yields MSQKQMKEDFVSNLNGTSVLEITKGLCYPPLCILVRGLLIIFSQHLCSSSHTWRTQFFIDFVFLIVPMVAILTVLHPFVGLDYLTVIIFGVGLLYQIYQRRTCYARVPVQKILEKFLKTSLESEYIPAISSFRVVNSVFTAIAILAVDFPLFPRRFAKTELYGTGAMDFGVGGFIFGSAMVCPEVKRRKYMEGSRFYCFKKSLYSVWPLVFLGIGRLVIIKSIGYQEHFTEYGVHWNFFFTIIVVKVVTSLLLIIFPLNKSWIMAISITVLYQLALDFTPLKRLILYGTDGSGTRVGLLNANREGIISTLGYVAIHMAGVQTGSYVLKNKTHSKDWIKVMCCLLLVAISLFISLYIVQVNVEAASRRMANLAFCIWIVASCLILLSVLLLGDIILSFAKFLIEGAVVPCSWKLTQSPATNRKHSESLVPEAERKEPSVCLITAMNRHQLIFFLLSNVTTGLINLMVDTLHSSTLWALFLLYFYMFTNCLITYVAHLQDVTIKFW; encoded by the coding sequence atgtcTCAAAAGCAGATGAAGGAAGATTTTGTCAGTAACCTTAATGGAACCAGCGTGCTGGAAATCACCAAGGGCTTGTGCTATCCTCCACTCTGTATCCTAGTCAGAGGGCTTCTGATCATTTTCTCACAGCACTTGTGTTCTTCTTCACATACCTGGAGAACTCAATTCTTTATTGACTTTGTGTTCCTAATAGTTCCCATGGTGGCTATTTTGACCGTTTTGCATCCATTTGTTGGCCTTGATTATCTCACTGTAATTATCTTTGGGGTGGGGTTGCTCTATCAAATATACCAAAGGAGGACTTGCTATGCCAGAGTACCTGTACAGAAAATCCTTGAGAAATTCTTGAAAACCAGCCTAGAATCAGAATACATTCCAGCCATCTCTTCTTTCCGTGTAGTAAACAGTGTATTTACTGCTATTGCCATTTTGGCTGTGGACTTCCCACTTTTTCCCAGAAGATTTGCCAAAACTGAGCTCTATGGGACAGGAGCAATGGATTTTGGAGTAGGCGGCTTTATTTTTGGGTCTGCAATGGTTTGTCCAGAggtaaagaggagaaaatatatgGAAGGATccagattttattgttttaaaaagtcattgtaCTCTGTTTGGCCGTTAGTTTTCCTAGGAATAGGACGATTAGTCATTATAAAATCCATAGGCTATCAGGAACATTTCACTGAGTATGGAGTTCACTGGAACTTTTTCTTTACCATAATAGTTGTAAAAGTGGTAACATCACTGCTTTtgataatttttcctttaaataaatcCTGGATTATGGCCATCAGCATTACTGTATTATACCAGCTAGCCCTTGATTTTACCCCGCTGAAGAGGTTAATTTTGTATGGCACTGATGGCAGTGGCACAAGGGTTGGTTTATTAAATGCCAACCGAGAAGGAATAATCTCTACCTTGGGGTATGTGGCAATACACATGGCTGGTGTGCAAACAGGGTCATATGTGCTTAAGAACAAAACACATAGCAAAGACTGGATAAAAGTCATGTGTTGTCTTCTACTGGTAGCTATTAGCCTCTTTATATCTCTTTATATAGTTCAAGTCAATGTAGAAGCAGCATCTCGAAGGATGGCCAATTTAGCCTTTTGTATTTGGATAGTTGCTTCTTGCCTGATTCTTCTCAGTGTTTTATTACTGGGCGACATAATTTTGAGTTTTGCAAAATTTCTAATTGAAGGGGCTGTAGTACCATGTTCTTGGAAACTTACCCAGTCACCTGCTACAAATAGAAAACATTCAGAATCTCTAGTCCCTGAAGCTGAAAGAAAGGAACCCAGTGTTTGTTTAATCACAGCTATGAACAGACaccagttaatttttttcttgctgtcaaATGTAACAACTGGCCTGATCAACCTGATGGTAGATACATTACACAGCAGTACCTTGTGGGCCTTGTTTCTGCTCTATTTCTATATGTTTACCAACTGTTTAATTACATATGTAGCACATTTACAAGATGTGACTATAAAATTTTGGTGA